A region of Vitis riparia cultivar Riparia Gloire de Montpellier isolate 1030 chromosome 12, EGFV_Vit.rip_1.0, whole genome shotgun sequence DNA encodes the following proteins:
- the LOC117926647 gene encoding bromodomain-containing factor 1-like isoform X1 yields the protein MKRKRGHKKGKAKRPPVMGANDTFQNAVSLNIEDNSGLDDYDNAEFDSGMEVDTPSSTGTDQPDKVAYINPGGLIDKPVEKSGYGRVKVKLKTSKMLGSQLTSSTQSDTDKSSQQVGSEKQGIVSEKMEDSANSVPGVKIAVSGNPSKKAGSIKIKSSRGLGSSVSQSSNAVPMHGERSHQKEPKLPHQGPRYDKEELKAALVVIKKVMKMEAAEPFNVPVNPVELGIPDYFDVIDTPMDFGTICDNLEKGVKYMNSGDVFKDVQYIWENCHKYNNKGDYILELMKRVKKNFTKYWTSAGLYSEQPRRMNDAAPEQDSVLEGLPPEGPSVRDKAIVATGRKTDMLASKEEIVETSSINGFGSIQAEDFVPSSQGKIHIKSSQLKNKKQKRHGVKRHKNDCLCAICIMKRRKRERLKMAQVIRTSDGNQSQEFKQEGTFLIESPGDDDTSSNMDNSLDPEADADLIEKGEEVKSEAAEQQYSSQLENQENESENEIRKNGEGETSEQSQLGDRTGEDPNSQTPTQIAESGAIPKKKEEKSVQNEEEAAAAEQQKWKMDEKTKMYKEFLQAENPMLLELCGTLFPNNRSSAWSRPHSLVQHPGSERSSSVHSAIATLMMK from the exons ATGAAGCGTAAGCGTGGGCACAAGAAAGGCAAGGCAAAAAGGCCTCCTGTGATGGGTGCCAATGACACATTTCAAAATGCTGTTAGTCTAAATATTGAAGATAATTCTGGTTTGGATGATTATGATAATGCTGAGTTTGACTCTGGAATGGAGGTTGATACACCTTCCTCAACAGGGACAGATCAGCCAGATAAAGTTGCATATATCAACCCCGGTGGATTAATTGATAAGCCAGTGGAGAAATCAGGTTATGGGCGTGTTAAAGTAAAGCTTAAGACTTCAAAAATGTTAGGATCTCAACTTACTTCTTCAACACAAAGTGATACTGATAAGAGTAGCCAGCAAGTAGGTTCAGAGAAACAAGGAATAGTTTCTGAGAAAATGGAAGATAGTGCAAATTCAGTGCCTGGAGTGAAAATAGCTGTTTCTGGGAATCCATCAAAGAAAGCTGGAAGCATAAAGATCAAGTCGTCAAGGGGCCTGGGTTCAAGTGTAAGTCAGAGTAGTAATGCTGTGCCTATGCATGGTGAGAGGTCACACCAAAAAGAACCAAAACTACCTCATCAGGGTCCTCGATATGATAAGGAAGAATTAAAAGCTGCACTAGTG GTGATTAAAAAGGTTATGAAAATGGAAGCTGCTGAGCCCTTCAACGTTCCTGTAAATCCTGTTGAATTGGGAATACCT GATTATTTCGATGTCATTGATACACCAATGGACTTTGGTACGATATGCGACAATCTTGAAAAGGGTGTTAAGTACATGAATTCAGGGGATGTGTTTAAGGATGTGCAATACATTTGGGAAAACTGTCATAAGTATAACAATAAGGGCGATTATATTTTGGAGCTTATGAAGAGGGTAAAAAAGAACTTCACAAAGTATTGGACATCAGCTGGGTTGTACAGTGAACAACCAAGGAGAATGAACG ATGCTGCACCTGAGCAAGATTCTGTTTTGGAAGGTTTGCCTCCGGAAGGTCCTTCTGTAAGGGATAAAGCTATTGTAGCAACTGGAAGAAAGACTGATATGCTTGCATCAAAGGAggaaattgttgaaacttcaagCATAAATG GTTTTGGAAGCATTCAAGCAGAGGATTTTGTGCCTTCCAGTCAAGGAAAGATACATATCAAAAGCAGtcaattgaaaaataagaaacagaAGCGGCATGG AGTGAAGCGCCATAAAAACGACTGTCTGTGTGCTATATGTATTATGAAGCGCCGGAAACGGGAGCGCTTGAAGATGGCTCAAGTAATCAGAACTAGTGATGGTAATCAGTCTCAAGAGTTCAAGCAAGAG GGAACCTTCCTCATAGAAAGTCCAGGTGATGATGATACATCATCAAATATGGATAATTCTCTAGATCCAGAGGCAGATGCAGACTTGATAGAAAAAGGAGAAGAGGTGAAATCTGAGGCAGCTGAACAACAATATAGCTCTCAACTTGAGAATCAGGAGAATGAGAGCGAGAATGAGATTCGAAAGAATGGTGAGGGTGAAACTTCAGAACAGTCACAACTTGGTGATAGAACTGGGGAGGACCCTAATTCACAGACTCCGACACAAATTGCGGAAAGTGGTGCaattccaaaaaagaaagaggagaaaTCAGTGCAGAATGAGGAAGAAGCTGCAGCTGCTGAGCAACAGAAGTGGAAG ATggatgaaaaaactaaaatgtacAAAGAATTCCTCCAAGCCGAAAATCCTATGCTTCTGGAGTTATGTGGAACCCTCTTTCCCAACAATCGCAGCTCTGCCTGGAGCAGGCCTCATTCACTGGTTCAACATCCAGGTTCTGAACGCAGTAGCTCCGTTCATTCTGCTATTGCAACACTCATGATGAAGTAG
- the LOC117926647 gene encoding bromodomain-containing factor 1-like isoform X2 — protein sequence MLGSQLTSSTQSDTDKSSQQVGSEKQGIVSEKMEDSANSVPGVKIAVSGNPSKKAGSIKIKSSRGLGSSVSQSSNAVPMHGERSHQKEPKLPHQGPRYDKEELKAALVVIKKVMKMEAAEPFNVPVNPVELGIPDYFDVIDTPMDFGTICDNLEKGVKYMNSGDVFKDVQYIWENCHKYNNKGDYILELMKRVKKNFTKYWTSAGLYSEQPRRMNDAAPEQDSVLEGLPPEGPSVRDKAIVATGRKTDMLASKEEIVETSSINGFGSIQAEDFVPSSQGKIHIKSSQLKNKKQKRHGVKRHKNDCLCAICIMKRRKRERLKMAQVIRTSDGNQSQEFKQEGTFLIESPGDDDTSSNMDNSLDPEADADLIEKGEEVKSEAAEQQYSSQLENQENESENEIRKNGEGETSEQSQLGDRTGEDPNSQTPTQIAESGAIPKKKEEKSVQNEEEAAAAEQQKWKMDEKTKMYKEFLQAENPMLLELCGTLFPNNRSSAWSRPHSLVQHPGSERSSSVHSAIATLMMK from the exons ATGTTAGGATCTCAACTTACTTCTTCAACACAAAGTGATACTGATAAGAGTAGCCAGCAAGTAGGTTCAGAGAAACAAGGAATAGTTTCTGAGAAAATGGAAGATAGTGCAAATTCAGTGCCTGGAGTGAAAATAGCTGTTTCTGGGAATCCATCAAAGAAAGCTGGAAGCATAAAGATCAAGTCGTCAAGGGGCCTGGGTTCAAGTGTAAGTCAGAGTAGTAATGCTGTGCCTATGCATGGTGAGAGGTCACACCAAAAAGAACCAAAACTACCTCATCAGGGTCCTCGATATGATAAGGAAGAATTAAAAGCTGCACTAGTG GTGATTAAAAAGGTTATGAAAATGGAAGCTGCTGAGCCCTTCAACGTTCCTGTAAATCCTGTTGAATTGGGAATACCT GATTATTTCGATGTCATTGATACACCAATGGACTTTGGTACGATATGCGACAATCTTGAAAAGGGTGTTAAGTACATGAATTCAGGGGATGTGTTTAAGGATGTGCAATACATTTGGGAAAACTGTCATAAGTATAACAATAAGGGCGATTATATTTTGGAGCTTATGAAGAGGGTAAAAAAGAACTTCACAAAGTATTGGACATCAGCTGGGTTGTACAGTGAACAACCAAGGAGAATGAACG ATGCTGCACCTGAGCAAGATTCTGTTTTGGAAGGTTTGCCTCCGGAAGGTCCTTCTGTAAGGGATAAAGCTATTGTAGCAACTGGAAGAAAGACTGATATGCTTGCATCAAAGGAggaaattgttgaaacttcaagCATAAATG GTTTTGGAAGCATTCAAGCAGAGGATTTTGTGCCTTCCAGTCAAGGAAAGATACATATCAAAAGCAGtcaattgaaaaataagaaacagaAGCGGCATGG AGTGAAGCGCCATAAAAACGACTGTCTGTGTGCTATATGTATTATGAAGCGCCGGAAACGGGAGCGCTTGAAGATGGCTCAAGTAATCAGAACTAGTGATGGTAATCAGTCTCAAGAGTTCAAGCAAGAG GGAACCTTCCTCATAGAAAGTCCAGGTGATGATGATACATCATCAAATATGGATAATTCTCTAGATCCAGAGGCAGATGCAGACTTGATAGAAAAAGGAGAAGAGGTGAAATCTGAGGCAGCTGAACAACAATATAGCTCTCAACTTGAGAATCAGGAGAATGAGAGCGAGAATGAGATTCGAAAGAATGGTGAGGGTGAAACTTCAGAACAGTCACAACTTGGTGATAGAACTGGGGAGGACCCTAATTCACAGACTCCGACACAAATTGCGGAAAGTGGTGCaattccaaaaaagaaagaggagaaaTCAGTGCAGAATGAGGAAGAAGCTGCAGCTGCTGAGCAACAGAAGTGGAAG ATggatgaaaaaactaaaatgtacAAAGAATTCCTCCAAGCCGAAAATCCTATGCTTCTGGAGTTATGTGGAACCCTCTTTCCCAACAATCGCAGCTCTGCCTGGAGCAGGCCTCATTCACTGGTTCAACATCCAGGTTCTGAACGCAGTAGCTCCGTTCATTCTGCTATTGCAACACTCATGATGAAGTAG
- the LOC117926340 gene encoding uncharacterized protein LOC117926340 isoform X2: MDFGTILCNLENGVKYMNSEDVFNDARCIWENCYRYNKPGDRILELVKQVKENFMMLWTAAGLYSAEPRTESGDMPLLPSKDSGMQQIRCSPRCQMGSIASSKQDQSCHSQAQANTKPQSCKRLNLAEPSSSESHQLLPSSNETQSSHSQTGAATNSLRVTLNLSPRDTGKQSSRCLHGLPEGPMTNNQQDQLGSIQPHLQQAFQSSSFEHPNSDHPHQLQSSQSSSSEYQPFHSQSDQESDGSGPSSRRRETPGQGSSITKRKPRVRGPTLCLDVWNMPEGQHVVVETNEVGQPDGDSACKLGNFLGTIARDGHLAPLTYADWRAVPQAAKDNMLQLAKSKFEISPRLENWVLKTLGKRWKDWKAQLKAKYFNNKTDDEHIEIDDERVLPEQRPILLAYWRSEESQKRSAMNKANRAKQSIGHTAGTKSFARIRKEERNKRPDGDEPTRAELFIVTHLRKDGTPVDETSANIITQLQERAQTNPQPVSHERVLHDDIFSQVMGKDGHGRVRTYGLGPCPSDIWGPRPSRAEAIAIASEAKKALNEVAKIKEKMEAVESKCAEMEVQMAEMKSALQKSPV; encoded by the exons ATGGATTTTGGGACAATACTTTGCAATCTTGAAAATGGGGTCAAGTATATGAATTCTGAGGATGTATTTAACGATGCACGATGCATTTGGGAGAACTGCTATAGATATAACAAGCCAGGTGATCGCATTTTGGAACTTGTGAAACAAGTGAAGGAGAATTTCATGATGCTTTGGACTGCAGCTGGGTTGTACAGTGCAGAACCAAGAACAGAGTCTG GGGACATGCCCTTACTGCCTTCCAAAGACAGTGGCATGCAGCAGATCAGATGCTCTCCTAGGTGCCAAATGGGCTCAATAGCCAGCAGCAAACAGGATCAATCATGCCACAGCCAAGCCCAAGCCAATACCAAGCCCCAGTCTTGTAAGAGACTTAACTTGGCAGAACCAAGCTCCAGCGAGTCACATCAGCTCCTCCCAAGTTCCAATGAGACTCAATCCTCCCACTCACAAACCGGTGCAGCCACCAACAGTTTAA gagtcacacttaattTGTCTCCTAGAGATACTGGCAAGCAGAGCAGCAGGTGTTTGCATGGGCTCCCAGAGGGCCCAATGACCAACAACCAGCAGGATCAATTGGGCTCTATCCAACCTCATCTCCAGCAGGCCTTCCAGAGTTCTAGCTTTGAGCATCCAAACTCTGATCATCCACACCAACTTCAGTCATCGCAGTCGAGCTCTAGTGAGTACCAGCCCTTCCATTCACAGTCTGACCAAGAATCTGATGGCTCAG GTCCCTCAAGCAGGCGAAGGGAAACTCCAGGCCAAG GTTCATCAATCACAAAGAGAAAGCCCCGAGTTCGAGGCCCCACATTGTGTTTGGATGTGTGGAACATGCCTGAAGGTCAGCATGTGGTTGTGGAGACAAATGAGGTAGGGCAGCCTGATGGTGATTCTGCCTGTAAGTTGGGTAACTTTCTGGGTACCATAGCCCGGGATGGACACCTAGCACCCCTTACCTATGCTGATTGGAGGGCAGTGCCTCAAGCAGCCAAGGATAATATGTTGCAACTTGCTAAG TCAAAGTTTGAGATAAGTCCAAGGCTTGAAAACTGGGTGCTCAAGACCCTGGGTAAAAGATGGAAGGACTGGAAGGCACAGTTAAAGGCCAAATATTTTAACAACAAGACTGATGATGAGCATATCGAGATTGATGACGAGCGGGTTCTCCCAGAGCAGCGGCCTATCCTCCTTGCATATTGGCGCTCTGAAGAGAGTCAG AAACGCTCTGCAATGAATAAGGCTAATCGTGCGAAACAAAGCATTGGACATACAGCAGGCACAAAAAGCTTTGCCCGAATCAGGAAGGAGGAG CGAAACAAGAGGCCAGATGGGGATGAGCCCACGAGAGCTGAGCTCTTCATTGTAACCCATCTGCGCAAGGATGGAACGCCAGTTGATGAAACATCAGCAAACATTATT ACACAGCTTCAGGAACGTGCACAGACCAATCCACAGCCTGTTTCACATGAAAGAGTTCTCCACGACGACATCTTCTCCCAAGTCATGGGAAAAGATGGCCATGGCCGTGTCCGAACTTATGGCTTAGGTCCATGCCCATCTGATATCTGGGGTCCAAGGCCCAGCCGGGCAGAAGCCATAGCAATCGCCTCGGAAGCTAAGAAGGCACTGAATGAAGTAGCCAAAATTAAGGAGAAGATGGAGGCGGTGGAGAGTAAATGTGCAGAAATGGAGGTCCAAATGGCTGAAATGAAGTCAGCATTGCAGAAAAGCCCAGTTTAG
- the LOC117926340 gene encoding uncharacterized protein LOC117926340 isoform X1, with the protein MKRKRVLKKANPANVPSMGAIVNQTTDAASEDQRTNYEEQPIPPDPDPRYNEEELNVALMVIKKIMSKDGTAPFNVPVNPIVLGVTDYFDVIGTPMDFGTILCNLENGVKYMNSEDVFNDARCIWENCYRYNKPGDRILELVKQVKENFMMLWTAAGLYSAEPRTESGDMPLLPSKDSGMQQIRCSPRCQMGSIASSKQDQSCHSQAQANTKPQSCKRLNLAEPSSSESHQLLPSSNETQSSHSQTGAATNSLRVTLNLSPRDTGKQSSRCLHGLPEGPMTNNQQDQLGSIQPHLQQAFQSSSFEHPNSDHPHQLQSSQSSSSEYQPFHSQSDQESDGSGPSSRRRETPGQGSSITKRKPRVRGPTLCLDVWNMPEGQHVVVETNEVGQPDGDSACKLGNFLGTIARDGHLAPLTYADWRAVPQAAKDNMLQLAKSKFEISPRLENWVLKTLGKRWKDWKAQLKAKYFNNKTDDEHIEIDDERVLPEQRPILLAYWRSEESQKRSAMNKANRAKQSIGHTAGTKSFARIRKEERNKRPDGDEPTRAELFIVTHLRKDGTPVDETSANIITQLQERAQTNPQPVSHERVLHDDIFSQVMGKDGHGRVRTYGLGPCPSDIWGPRPSRAEAIAIASEAKKALNEVAKIKEKMEAVESKCAEMEVQMAEMKSALQKSPV; encoded by the exons ATGAAGCGCAAGCGTGTGCTTAAGAAAGCTAATCCAGCGAATGTACCTTCAATGGGTGCAATTGTAAACCAAACTACTGATGCTGCTTCAGAAGATCAGAGGACAAACTATGAGGAACAACCAATACCTCCTGATCCTGATCCTCGGTACAACGAGGAAGAATTAAATGTTGCCTTGATG GTGATTAAGAAGATTATGAGTAAGGATGGGACTGCGCCGTTCAATGTTCCTGTCAACCCCATTGTCCTGGGAGTAACT GATTACTTTGATGTCATTGGTACACCAATGGATTTTGGGACAATACTTTGCAATCTTGAAAATGGGGTCAAGTATATGAATTCTGAGGATGTATTTAACGATGCACGATGCATTTGGGAGAACTGCTATAGATATAACAAGCCAGGTGATCGCATTTTGGAACTTGTGAAACAAGTGAAGGAGAATTTCATGATGCTTTGGACTGCAGCTGGGTTGTACAGTGCAGAACCAAGAACAGAGTCTG GGGACATGCCCTTACTGCCTTCCAAAGACAGTGGCATGCAGCAGATCAGATGCTCTCCTAGGTGCCAAATGGGCTCAATAGCCAGCAGCAAACAGGATCAATCATGCCACAGCCAAGCCCAAGCCAATACCAAGCCCCAGTCTTGTAAGAGACTTAACTTGGCAGAACCAAGCTCCAGCGAGTCACATCAGCTCCTCCCAAGTTCCAATGAGACTCAATCCTCCCACTCACAAACCGGTGCAGCCACCAACAGTTTAA gagtcacacttaattTGTCTCCTAGAGATACTGGCAAGCAGAGCAGCAGGTGTTTGCATGGGCTCCCAGAGGGCCCAATGACCAACAACCAGCAGGATCAATTGGGCTCTATCCAACCTCATCTCCAGCAGGCCTTCCAGAGTTCTAGCTTTGAGCATCCAAACTCTGATCATCCACACCAACTTCAGTCATCGCAGTCGAGCTCTAGTGAGTACCAGCCCTTCCATTCACAGTCTGACCAAGAATCTGATGGCTCAG GTCCCTCAAGCAGGCGAAGGGAAACTCCAGGCCAAG GTTCATCAATCACAAAGAGAAAGCCCCGAGTTCGAGGCCCCACATTGTGTTTGGATGTGTGGAACATGCCTGAAGGTCAGCATGTGGTTGTGGAGACAAATGAGGTAGGGCAGCCTGATGGTGATTCTGCCTGTAAGTTGGGTAACTTTCTGGGTACCATAGCCCGGGATGGACACCTAGCACCCCTTACCTATGCTGATTGGAGGGCAGTGCCTCAAGCAGCCAAGGATAATATGTTGCAACTTGCTAAG TCAAAGTTTGAGATAAGTCCAAGGCTTGAAAACTGGGTGCTCAAGACCCTGGGTAAAAGATGGAAGGACTGGAAGGCACAGTTAAAGGCCAAATATTTTAACAACAAGACTGATGATGAGCATATCGAGATTGATGACGAGCGGGTTCTCCCAGAGCAGCGGCCTATCCTCCTTGCATATTGGCGCTCTGAAGAGAGTCAG AAACGCTCTGCAATGAATAAGGCTAATCGTGCGAAACAAAGCATTGGACATACAGCAGGCACAAAAAGCTTTGCCCGAATCAGGAAGGAGGAG CGAAACAAGAGGCCAGATGGGGATGAGCCCACGAGAGCTGAGCTCTTCATTGTAACCCATCTGCGCAAGGATGGAACGCCAGTTGATGAAACATCAGCAAACATTATT ACACAGCTTCAGGAACGTGCACAGACCAATCCACAGCCTGTTTCACATGAAAGAGTTCTCCACGACGACATCTTCTCCCAAGTCATGGGAAAAGATGGCCATGGCCGTGTCCGAACTTATGGCTTAGGTCCATGCCCATCTGATATCTGGGGTCCAAGGCCCAGCCGGGCAGAAGCCATAGCAATCGCCTCGGAAGCTAAGAAGGCACTGAATGAAGTAGCCAAAATTAAGGAGAAGATGGAGGCGGTGGAGAGTAAATGTGCAGAAATGGAGGTCCAAATGGCTGAAATGAAGTCAGCATTGCAGAAAAGCCCAGTTTAG